A window of the Garra rufa chromosome 10, GarRuf1.0, whole genome shotgun sequence genome harbors these coding sequences:
- the LOC141344459 gene encoding NACHT, LRR and PYD domains-containing protein 1 homolog, translated as MSRKESTDGDVDCDVCTGDKNKAIKSCLVCLNSYCQNHLKEQHSFFRDERHDLGTMRRQYTSVIGRRKFVTEYNLPSDDCVDMAGCYTEPVIIQRSKEQTEKCYHKWVRSVPTFGKQTSSPLLSNDENHSIRLDHLFSPDSDGNTPKTVILSGDSGRGKSFLLQKIMLDWASGKLYSENFDVIFLLKCEELKSISIKKSLFDLLSLNNSLTSNQISQILQITPEKALILIDGIDDYVSCPRINFIRHSNPSKKAPLMVILRNLLRGVLLPKSFMLVTTRSAVDTVNLLKGPQRFTEIVGFSERGVQEYFQTFFQDEQLFRKTYERVKTNESLLTACSVPLLCWMVCFCLKKYFTDDDHVMRELKTTTSMYVHFVSTLLESHGHSQSVFTMLRSLGQLAEEGMKTQQVFFVEKSVTMKCFDATALMYKDRMKRKDNQKPTFRFMHPCFQEFFTALYYVLLDEEESWWKISELLDWMELGDVIDRPSPERRSNPIPSVMMFLCGLLNEKASISLFEKIKRTVPHTLRLKDKLLESVVTMRKQHGCQLFALHCLYELHDEQFVRRALGDCVSLDLSNVSLKSADCWVLRYCLQCCPHIRDLNLMYCDLTAEKLKILQPALCMRETLRLSVENLSEVRDLIQILGKSKFLKKMRVLESDNSAESPRWSLDLSVNHGDVLLSLNSSEKNLLFPAVLNISLTCPQSEISSTDWTLFLQRINKTRKVAGNSPALDEDVILLLSSFQSVGLKTLNLKLVSLNESWASGIIFLAQTCTSLQELSVCVSGLLLEDGLMLLEKSLMDPHCAVIIEGRKCSKLSDQCKEQDWSHSCNEKVKIHLKPKILEKLEEPTISEPKPSRLSLHPLPVCQSCVHIVDSDQWVEVEPSVCTDEGGSEFRISTAAGRFECSRTRMRWVCAGDVTLQYRAVDGHFLRAELERLQCERIGPVIDVTVISGKLEEAHLPHYACLAESDPSLRDAVKVLSVENEGISLESVELTRFHAKILQPSFSPKTVLMKLRILVKVHCDLLIFMTQKNPVILHVYFFPSDSFFRKKIKAEEKSSRPIKCPRPETPLRMMKQHSLEVPGASVQPEEIKLRGDIEPNFFKIKHPVVDDIKMSLSRVDDQKSVWTATIWKEELAETTESKVESSLSQHGEIQTKPQVAVNFDKVSFFDSSWSALIKSVKNVNAIADKLLQKQVINEEMYSKVTHPTSTKEESMREICSKVRKSSTTVKNLFISIIQEEEPSLLNDLHLLDSQL; from the exons ATTTGGGCACAATGAGACGTCAGTACACTTCAGTTATTGGCAGAAGAAAATTTGTGACAGAGTATAATCTTCCATCGGATGACTGTGTTGATATGGCAGGCTGTTATACTGAACCAGTGATCATTCAGAGAAGTAAAGAGCAGACTGAGAAATGCTATCATAAATGGGTGAGGTCTGTGCCAACTTTTGGAAAACAAACATCATCTCCTCTGTTATCAAATGATGAGAATCACAGCATCAGATTAGACCATCTGTTCAGTCCTGACAGTGATGGAAACACACCAAAAACTGTCATTCTCAGTGGTGATTCTGGAAGAGGGAAATCCTTCTTGTTACAGAAGATCATGTTGGACTGGGCATCTGGAAAACTTTACTCTGAAAACTTTGATGTGATTTTTCTGTTGAAGTGTGAAGAGCTCAAGAGTATTTCTATTAAAAAGAGCTTGTTTGATCTCCTGAGCTTGAATAACAGTTTAACATCAAATCAGATCTCACAGATACTACAGATAACACCAGAGAAAGCCCTCATCCTTATTGATGGAATTGATGATTATGTGTCTTGTCCACGCATTAATTTCATACGACACTCTAATCCATCTAAGAAAGCCCCACTTATGGTCATTCTTAGAAACCTGTTGAGGGGAGTCTTGCTTCCTAAATCATTTATGCTTGTCACCACCAGATCAGCTGTAGACACAGTGAATCTCCTCAAGGGTCCTCAGCGTTTCACTGAGATTGTGGGTTTCTCTGAGAGAGGGGTGCAGGAGTACTTCCAGACATTCTTTCAGGATGAGCAACTCTTTAGGAAAACATATGAGAGAGTGAAGACAAATGAAAGCCTCCTGACTGCCTGCTCTGTGCCTTTGCTCTGTTGGatggtttgtttttgtctgaagAAATACTTTACAGATGATGATCATGTGATGAGAGAACTAAAGACAACCACCTCCATGTATGTGCACTTTGTGTCCACTCTACTGGAGAGTCATGGTCACAGTCAGTCTGTCTTCACCATGCTGAGGAGTCTGGGTCAGCTGGCAGAGGAAGGGATGAAGACGCAGCAAGTATTTTTTGTTGAAAAAAGTGTGACTATGAAATGCTTTGATGCTACTGCGCTCATGTATAAAGATAGAATGAAAAGAAAAGACAATCAGAAACCAACATTCAGGTTTATGCATCCCTGCTTTCAGGAGTTTTTCACTGCTCTTTATTATGTTTTACTGGATGAGGAAGAGTCCTGGTGGAAAATCAGTGAGCTGCTTGACTGGATGGAATTGGGAGATGTCATTGACAGGCCATCTCCAGAAAGAAGATCAAATCCTATCCCTTCAGTCATGATGTTTCTCTGTGGTCTCTTAAATGAGAAGGCAAGCATCTCACTCTTTGAAAAGATCAAGCGGACTGTTCCCCACACATTAAGACTGAAGGACAAACTGCTGGAAAGTGTTGTTACAATGAGAAAACAACATGGATGTCAACTGTTTGCTCTCCACTGTCTGTATGAGCTTCATGATGAGCAGTTTGTGAGGAGAGCTTTAGGAGATTGTGTATCTTTGGATCTGTCCAACGTTTCTCTGAAGAGCGCAGACTGTTGGGTGCTGCGGTACTGTCTTCAGTGCTGTCCACACATCAGAGACCTGAACCTCATGTACTGTGATTTAACAGCTGAGAAACTCAAGATTCTTCAGCCAGCACTCTGTATGCGTGAGACTTTGAG GTTGTCAGTGGAGAACCTGTCAGAAGTTAGAGATTTGATCCAGATTCTTGGTAAATCTAAATTCTTGAAAAAAATGAG AGTTCTGGAAAGTGACAACAGTGCTGAGAGTCCCAGATGGTCACTGGACCTGTCAGTCAATCATGGAGATGTTCT GTTGTCTTTGAACTCCTCAGAGAAAAACCTGTTATTTCCGGCAGTCTTAAACATCAGTCTTACATGTCCACAATCAGAGATATCCAGCACTGACTGGACACTTTTCTTACAGAGAATCAACAAGACAAGAAAAGTAGCAGGAAA TTCTCCAGCTCTTGATGAGGATGTCATTTTGCTGCTGTCTTCATTTCAGTCTGTGGGTTTGAAGACGTTGAATCTGAAGCTGGTCAGTCTGAATGAGAGCTGGGCTTCTGGGATTATTTTCCTTGCCCAGACCTGCACCAGTCTACAGGAACTCAG TGTCTGTGTCTCTGGATTGCTTTTGGAGGATGGACTCATGTTACTGGAGAAATCACTGATGGATCCACACTGTGCTGTGATCATTGAAGG GAGGAAGTGCAGTAAACTCTCTGACCAGTGCAAAGAACAGGACTGGAGTCACAGCTGTAATGAGAAAGTGAAGATTCACTTGAAACCAAAGATTTTGGAAAAGCTGGAAGA GCCTACCATCTCTGAGCCTAAACCGTCTAGACTGAGTCTTCACCCGCTCCCAGTGTGTCAGTCTTGTGTTCACATTGTTGATTCTGATCAGTGGGTTGAGGTGGAGCCGTCAGTCTGTACAGATGAAGGAGGGTCAGAGTTCAGGATCAGCACTGCGGCGGGTCGATTCGAGTGCAGCAGGACCAGAATGCGATGGGTCTGTGCTGGTGACGTCACTCTCCAGTACCGTGCAGTGGATGGACATTTCCTCAGAGCAGAGCTGGAGAGGCTTCAGTGTGAGCGTATTGGTCCTGTGATTGATGTGACGGTGATCTCAGGAAAACTGGAGGAGGCCCACCTGCCTCATTACGCCTGTTTAGCAGAGTCAGACCCCTCTCTCAGAGATGCTGTAAAGGTCCTCAGTGTTGAAAATGAGGGAATATCCTTGGAATCAGTGGAGTTGACTCGCTTTCATGCCAAAATACTCCAACCATCTTTTTCTCCTAAAACAGTGCTTATGAAACTGAGAATATTAGTAAAAGTGCACTGTGATCTACTGATCTTCATGACACAGAAGAACCCCGTCATTCTCCATGTGTATTTTTTCCCATCAGATTCATTTTTTCGGAAAAAAATTAAGGCTGAGGAAAAATCAAGTCGACCAATCAAGTGTCCAAGACCTGAAACCCCACTGCGGATGATGAAACAACACAGTCTCGAGGTTCCTGGTGCATCTGTCCAACCTGAAGAGATCAAACTAAGAGGTGACATCGAGCCAAACTTCTTCAAGATCAAACATCCTGTAGTCGATGACATCAAAATGTCTCTCAGCCGAGTGGATGATCAGAAATCAGTTTGGACTGCAACAATTTGGAAAGAAGAACTAGCCGAAACAACTGAAAGCAAAGTCGAGTCGAGTTTGAGCCAACATGGAGAAATACAAACTAAACCGCAAGTGGCTGTCAACTTTGATAAAGTTAGTTTTTTTGACAGCAGTTGGTCTGCTCTTATTAAAAGTGTTAAGAATGTGAACGCCATTGCAGACAAACTGCTTCAGAAGCAGGTCATTAATGAAGAAATGTATTCTAAAGTCACACAT